Proteins encoded within one genomic window of Streptomyces taklimakanensis:
- a CDS encoding LPFR motif small protein: MFRAIADALRTVGGAIATVVTLPFRLLARLFGGASHAGRRV; this comes from the coding sequence ATGTTCCGAGCCATCGCAGACGCACTCCGTACCGTCGGCGGCGCCATCGCAACCGTGGTGACGCTGCCCTTCCGCCTCCTCGCCCGCCTCTTCGGCGGCGCTTCACACGCCGGCCGCCGCGTCTGA
- a CDS encoding SCO6745 family protein, with the protein MTSLPARAGRRCHNVVNPLHSAVYFTPDLARELAPYGIEDPSAVYFAGRAASLGRVGPGVVTATFHNFHPDLVARHLPGVWDSASPETVLEARLRAADSMLRRLLGEEAVDSKEMAEAAGLALRATEACSRPGRPLYASLADLPVPQAPHLALWHAASLLREHRGDAHVAVLLHAGLDPLEALVSHTAGGRGMSPAWVLATRGWSRRDWEATQERLRGRGLLAGAPSGAELTEAGVALRKELEEETDRLDSAPYEHLGAAGTERLTELCGAFTGALLSAGAFPADAFGRG; encoded by the coding sequence CGACCTGGCCCGGGAGCTGGCCCCGTACGGCATCGAGGACCCGTCCGCGGTCTACTTCGCGGGACGCGCCGCCTCCCTGGGCCGGGTCGGCCCGGGAGTCGTCACCGCGACCTTCCACAACTTCCACCCCGATCTCGTCGCCCGCCACCTGCCGGGCGTGTGGGATTCGGCGTCGCCCGAGACGGTGCTCGAGGCGCGGCTGCGCGCCGCCGACTCGATGCTGCGTCGACTGCTGGGCGAGGAGGCGGTGGACTCGAAGGAGATGGCCGAGGCCGCCGGCCTGGCGCTGCGCGCCACCGAGGCGTGCTCCCGGCCGGGCCGCCCGCTGTACGCCTCCCTGGCCGACCTCCCGGTGCCCCAGGCGCCGCACCTGGCCCTGTGGCACGCGGCCTCGCTGCTGCGCGAGCACCGCGGCGACGCCCATGTGGCCGTCCTGCTGCACGCCGGGCTGGACCCGCTGGAGGCGCTGGTCAGCCACACCGCCGGCGGCCGCGGGATGAGTCCCGCGTGGGTGCTGGCCACCCGCGGTTGGAGCCGTCGGGACTGGGAGGCGACCCAGGAACGGCTGCGCGGACGCGGGCTGCTGGCCGGCGCCCCCTCGGGGGCCGAGCTGACCGAGGCCGGTGTCGCCCTGCGCAAGGAGTTGGAGGAGGAGACCGACCGGCTCGACTCCGCCCCGTACGAGCACCTGGGCGCGGCGGGCACCGAGCGACTGACCGAGCTGTGCGGCGCCTTCACCGGCGCGCTCCTGAGCGCGGGCGCCTTCCCGGCGGACGCGTTCGGAAGGGGCTGA